The Bdellovibrio bacteriovorus W nucleotide sequence AAAAAGAAGAAAAAGTTAAAAAGAAATCCAGTGGTACTGCCTGCCCAGAGTGTAGCATTGATCTACAAGCTGGAGCAAAGTTCTGCCACGAATGTGGTCACAAAATTTTAGCGGCGGCTTAATTATGTCAGATGATATTCAAGTCTTTAAAGCAGTGGGAGCAGCCTCGGAAAAACAAATGATTCTGCAAAGAGTCCTTGCCGAGGAAGAGTCTATTTTTATTAAAGATAAATTTGATCGCTCTATTGAGCTTAAGCCCATCAGCTTAAATTCAAATATGCAGATCAAATGCCATCATCCCGAAGACTTTGCTCTCCAAGTGGGTGAAGGCGAGATCTTCACGGCAAGCTTCACTCTGGGTTCTGAAAGATTTATCTTTGAAACTCATCCCGTGATTTCAGACAGCCATATTACACTTTCTCTACTCTACCTGTTTCACTTACAAAGACGAAAGCACTTCCGCTATCTTCTGCCACAGGATTATTCAGCCGAGTTTATTATTAATTACTTAAATCAGAATGTCTGTGCCCATACTTGCCGATTGCTAGATCTAAGCGTTGAAGGCTGTGGGATCGAATTTGAAAGTTATAACAACGAGTTTAAACTCGATGACGTTGTTCATGCCGAGATTTTTCTCGGAGACCGCGATCCTATTGTGATTCAGGGTCTAATTAAAAACATCCGCATGAAGAATGATTCTGCCATTCTCGGAGTGGAGTTCAATCACATGGCGAGTGCAAGCGAATCCAAGATCGTCATCGCGCTGACCGACTTTCAACGCGAAATTTTCGTTCGAAATAGTGCCTAAAAAGGGGCTAAAAAGCCCCTTTTTTCATCCTCAAGACACTACTTTTTAACTGGTTCTAGAGGATAAAAAAGCCTATTTTCCATGATTCCAGAGTTATAATACTGAACAACAGCCTTCATTTTATTAAATAAAACTTCCACGCGCTTTTTCTGATCAAGGGTCTGACCCTCGATTTTTAACTCATTTTTTAGTCCATGGTCTGTCATTGCATAGACTCGCGGGCTTTCTTCGTGGGGCCACCAATAAAGCTGTAAATCCGAAGCAAACAGAACGTAGCGACCATCAATAAAATTAACAGCCACCTTGTCCCCTGCCTGAAAAACCGAACTTCCCAAGAAGCTCTTCTCTAGTTCCTCAAGATTTAAAAAATCATAAATGCTCGAAGGGATATCGATATGCTGAACCACTTGCCCAAGAGTCGTCTCCGGCAGTTTCTTACGTGGGTGGAAAAATAAAAGCGGAACCGAATAATTTCCCCACTCGTTCTCGTACTCTTTACGGTAGTGCAAGGAGGTGTGATCGGCAGTGATTACAAACAAAGTATTTTCATACCATGACTGCTTTTCAGCCTCCGCGAAGAACTTCTTTAGGGCCATATCCGAATAAGAAATGGTTTTTAGAATTGGGATCTCCCCTTCTGAAAAATCATTTTTATAAACTTCTGGCACCTTAAACGGATGATGAGAACTCAGAGTAAAAACTGTCGAGAAAAAAGGCTCTTTAAACGTTGCAAGCTGCTGAAGCATCCATTGC carries:
- a CDS encoding hypothetical protein (COG0531 Amino acid transporters), with translation MSDDIQVFKAVGAASEKQMILQRVLAEEESIFIKDKFDRSIELKPISLNSNMQIKCHHPEDFALQVGEGEIFTASFTLGSERFIFETHPVISDSHITLSLLYLFHLQRRKHFRYLLPQDYSAEFIINYLNQNVCAHTCRLLDLSVEGCGIEFESYNNEFKLDDVVHAEIFLGDRDPIVIQGLIKNIRMKNDSAILGVEFNHMASASESKIVIALTDFQREIFVRNSA